A section of the Flavobacteriales bacterium genome encodes:
- the rnr gene encoding ribonuclease R, producing the protein MKKNKKGKGKKRGPSISVFQEPILETMRKSPDRALNYKQIAKRIGITDTQERNELAQTLNRMKNDGQLREIERGQYRLKHAPPPKLIGKVDMTSTGAAYVTVEGYERDIYISPRKVRQALPGDIVKVHAYATDHGNRVEGEIVEIVERAKETFVGTLTINTTSKVAFVVPDNQKMPVDFFIPLGEMLRAKDGDKVIVKMTEWPERAKNPIAHVITVLGRPGEMETEMHSILAEFDFPLSFPANVERQAEEIPEKISKEEIAKRRDFRKFTTFTIDPDDAKDFDDALSIQKLPNGNWEIGVHIADVSHYVQPGTVLDDEAIHRATSVYLVDRVIPMLPEKLSNKVCSLRPNEEKLVFSAVFEMDEKANVINEWFGRCIINSDQRFTYDDAQKIIEGGEGPLKDEVLTMHELAKHLRAKRFENGAIAFEKEEVKFRLDDEGNPIELYLKEYKDSNKLIEEFMLLANKQVATFIGKPKSGQAKTFVYRIHDNPVQERLEMLVTIAAQLEYTVELGPRRILTASLNKLLTDIKGKGEENMLSTMAIRCMAKAEYSTDNIGHFGLGFDYYTHFTSPIRRYPDVMVHRLLQRYLDGGKSAYKQDYEDLCIHSSEMEKKATDAERASTKYMQAKYLMNHIGEEFEGLISGVTEWGIFVEIKENKCEGMIRLKDLPDDFYDYEPDTMSVVGSTTGNSYKLGDAVMVKVMNVSLEKRQIDLAVIGWPED; encoded by the coding sequence TTGAAAAAGAATAAGAAAGGAAAAGGCAAAAAACGCGGCCCATCCATATCAGTTTTCCAAGAGCCTATCTTGGAAACCATGCGTAAAAGTCCCGACCGGGCACTCAATTACAAGCAAATAGCCAAGCGAATTGGTATTACCGATACGCAAGAGCGGAATGAACTTGCTCAGACCCTCAATCGAATGAAGAATGATGGTCAGCTACGCGAAATAGAGCGAGGACAGTATCGATTGAAACACGCGCCACCACCGAAACTGATCGGTAAGGTGGATATGACCAGCACTGGAGCGGCTTACGTTACCGTGGAAGGCTACGAGCGCGACATCTACATTTCGCCACGTAAAGTGCGTCAGGCGTTGCCGGGCGACATTGTAAAAGTGCATGCCTACGCTACCGACCATGGAAACAGGGTAGAAGGCGAGATTGTGGAAATTGTGGAGCGCGCCAAAGAGACATTTGTTGGCACCCTCACCATCAATACCACCAGTAAGGTGGCTTTTGTGGTGCCCGATAATCAGAAGATGCCAGTCGATTTCTTTATCCCATTGGGAGAAATGCTCCGTGCTAAAGATGGCGACAAGGTGATTGTGAAGATGACCGAGTGGCCAGAGCGTGCCAAGAACCCGATCGCACATGTGATCACGGTTCTAGGTCGACCAGGCGAGATGGAAACCGAGATGCATTCCATCTTGGCCGAGTTCGATTTCCCTTTGAGTTTCCCTGCCAATGTGGAACGACAAGCCGAGGAGATACCTGAGAAGATCAGCAAAGAGGAAATTGCCAAAAGGCGAGACTTCCGCAAGTTTACCACCTTTACCATCGACCCTGATGATGCGAAGGATTTTGATGATGCGCTCTCCATCCAAAAGCTGCCGAATGGCAACTGGGAAATAGGTGTCCACATTGCAGATGTATCGCATTATGTGCAGCCCGGAACCGTGCTGGATGACGAGGCGATTCACAGAGCAACCTCTGTTTATTTGGTTGATCGCGTAATACCGATGCTTCCAGAAAAGCTTTCGAATAAGGTATGTTCGCTTCGTCCAAACGAGGAAAAACTGGTCTTTTCGGCAGTTTTTGAAATGGACGAGAAAGCCAACGTCATCAACGAATGGTTCGGTCGTTGCATCATCAATTCAGACCAACGTTTCACCTACGATGATGCTCAAAAGATCATTGAAGGAGGCGAAGGCCCACTGAAGGACGAAGTGCTGACGATGCACGAACTCGCCAAGCATCTTCGCGCCAAGCGCTTTGAAAATGGAGCTATCGCATTCGAGAAGGAAGAAGTGAAATTCCGATTGGATGACGAAGGAAACCCGATTGAACTCTATCTGAAGGAATACAAGGACAGCAATAAGCTGATTGAAGAATTCATGCTGCTTGCCAACAAGCAAGTGGCAACGTTTATCGGAAAACCAAAGTCTGGTCAGGCGAAGACATTCGTCTACCGAATTCACGACAATCCGGTGCAGGAGCGCTTGGAAATGCTTGTGACAATAGCTGCGCAACTCGAATACACGGTTGAACTTGGTCCGAGACGGATTTTGACCGCATCGCTCAATAAATTATTGACCGACATCAAAGGAAAAGGTGAGGAAAACATGCTCAGCACCATGGCCATCCGTTGCATGGCTAAGGCCGAATATAGCACCGATAACATTGGTCATTTCGGACTTGGTTTCGATTATTATACCCACTTCACCTCGCCAATCAGAAGATACCCTGATGTGATGGTGCACCGATTGTTGCAACGCTATTTGGATGGTGGAAAATCAGCCTACAAGCAAGACTACGAAGACCTTTGCATCCATAGTTCAGAAATGGAGAAGAAGGCCACCGATGCTGAGCGCGCTTCTACCAAATACATGCAGGCCAAATACCTGATGAATCACATTGGCGAAGAGTTCGAAGGACTGATCTCGGGTGTGACAGAATGGGGAATTTTTGTGGAGATAAAAGAGAATAAGTGCGAAGGCATGATCCGTTTGAAAGACCTTCCAGATGATTTTTACGATTACGAGCCAGACACGATGAGCGTTGTAGGTTCAACCACAGGAAACTCTTACAAACTAGGCGATGCCGTGATGGTGAAAGTGATGAATGTATCGTTGGAAAAGCGTCAGATCGACCTTGCAGTTATCGGTTGGCCGGAAGACTGA
- a CDS encoding amidophosphoribosyltransferase: MSDAIKHECGIAMVRLLKPLQYYKDKYGTSFYGLNKSYLLMEKQHNRGQDGAGLANIKLDMEPGKRYISRHRSNSSTPIKDVFAHINGRFEEEFKVNADHIQDPEWLKQNLPFTGELFLGHLRYGTFGGNSIEHCHPFLRQNNWMTRNLVLAGNFNMTNVDELFQQLVEIGQHPKEKADTVTVLEKIGHFLDEENDRLYYDYKQKGYSKLDATPLIAENIDVQRILFESAKKWDGGYAIAGMIGHGDAFVMRDPAGIRPAHWYQDDEVIVVASERPAIQTAFNVRWEDVKEIQPGYALIIKKDGTVREKKFREPLEKKACSFERIYFSRGSDKDIYQERKELGRLIVAPVLKELDYDVKNTVFSFIPNTAETSFYGMVKGVEDYINVLKTDMILSGKRSLDAAQVKDILSMRARVEKLTIKDAKLRTFITDDVHRDDLVSHVYDITYGTVKRGEDNVVLIDDSIVRGTTLQQSILRIVDRLGPKKIIIVSSAPQIRYPDCYGIDMAKLGDFMVFKAAVELLKDTMQTNILDDVYEKAKAQMELPLEQTVNVVKDIYRPFTAEQLSDKSAEIISPKNINAEVKLIFQSIEGLHSACPNHLGDWYFTGNYPTPGGNRVVNRAFINYMEGKNVRAY, encoded by the coding sequence ATGAGTGACGCTATAAAGCACGAGTGCGGAATTGCAATGGTCCGCTTGCTGAAACCGCTTCAGTACTACAAGGACAAATACGGAACGAGTTTTTATGGGCTGAACAAATCGTATCTCCTGATGGAGAAACAGCACAACCGTGGACAAGATGGTGCTGGTTTGGCCAATATCAAGTTGGATATGGAGCCCGGAAAGCGTTACATCAGTCGCCACCGTTCCAATTCGTCCACGCCAATCAAAGATGTGTTTGCGCACATCAACGGAAGGTTTGAGGAAGAATTCAAAGTAAACGCAGACCATATTCAAGATCCCGAATGGTTGAAGCAGAATCTTCCTTTTACGGGAGAGCTTTTCTTGGGCCACTTGAGGTACGGAACCTTTGGCGGAAACAGCATAGAGCATTGTCATCCCTTCCTGCGTCAGAATAACTGGATGACGCGGAACCTGGTCTTAGCGGGCAATTTCAATATGACCAATGTGGATGAGCTCTTTCAGCAGTTGGTTGAAATTGGTCAGCACCCGAAAGAGAAAGCAGATACCGTTACGGTTTTGGAGAAGATCGGACATTTCCTCGATGAAGAGAACGACCGTTTGTATTACGATTACAAGCAGAAAGGTTATTCTAAACTAGATGCCACACCGCTTATTGCAGAGAACATAGATGTGCAACGCATTCTGTTCGAATCGGCCAAAAAGTGGGATGGTGGATATGCCATTGCCGGAATGATCGGTCATGGAGACGCATTTGTGATGCGTGATCCAGCAGGAATCCGCCCTGCACATTGGTATCAGGATGATGAGGTGATTGTTGTAGCCAGCGAACGCCCGGCCATTCAAACGGCCTTCAATGTTCGATGGGAAGACGTGAAGGAGATTCAGCCTGGCTATGCGCTCATCATCAAGAAAGATGGAACGGTTAGAGAGAAGAAATTCCGCGAGCCTTTGGAGAAAAAGGCCTGTTCGTTCGAACGCATTTATTTCTCTCGTGGCAGCGATAAAGACATTTATCAGGAACGGAAAGAGCTTGGAAGACTGATTGTAGCACCTGTTCTGAAAGAGTTGGATTACGATGTGAAAAACACCGTTTTCTCATTCATCCCAAACACAGCCGAAACCTCCTTTTACGGAATGGTGAAGGGCGTGGAGGATTACATCAACGTACTGAAGACCGATATGATCCTTTCGGGAAAACGTTCGTTGGATGCCGCACAGGTGAAAGACATCCTCTCGATGCGTGCGCGGGTGGAGAAGCTCACTATTAAGGACGCCAAATTGCGAACATTCATTACGGACGATGTGCACCGCGATGACCTCGTTTCGCATGTGTACGACATCACGTATGGAACGGTAAAACGTGGAGAAGATAATGTGGTGCTTATTGATGATTCCATCGTTCGAGGCACAACGCTGCAGCAATCCATCCTCAGGATTGTGGACCGTCTAGGGCCAAAGAAGATCATCATCGTTTCCAGCGCACCACAGATCCGTTACCCGGATTGCTACGGTATTGACATGGCCAAGTTGGGCGATTTCATGGTCTTTAAAGCGGCAGTTGAGTTGCTGAAAGACACCATGCAGACCAACATTTTGGATGATGTGTACGAGAAGGCAAAGGCCCAAATGGAATTGCCCTTGGAACAGACCGTAAATGTGGTAAAGGATATCTATCGTCCATTTACTGCCGAACAGCTTTCAGATAAATCGGCCGAGATCATTTCGCCAAAGAACATCAATGCAGAGGTGAAGCTCATCTTCCAATCCATCGAAGGATTGCACTCAGCTTGTCCGAACCATTTGGGCGATTGGTACTTCACTGGCAACTACCCAACACCAGGCGGAAATCGCGTGGTGAATAGAGCCTTCATCAATTATATGGAAGGCAAGAATGTAAGAGCGTATTAA
- a CDS encoding tetratricopeptide repeat protein, translating into MTTLAQNAKLDSLKANLESARTDIYKLNALNELCLNYLSINPDTSELYAKQGIRLAKQLGSKTELTRAIRNKADAIARQGKDSLAIRIYEEALAIEPSSNDSALRANIYGQMGGAHYHLADYDKALTAFFSALELLKSDSLKQTRAEILNNIGNVYYFVNMPEAVKYYEQSLQIHQEMDNLEGIASQLGNLGLIYINTKDYEKAISYSEQSLKYYRSLGNDRSVARSAVNLAYAYKEVGKTGLALRYAKESLEIATRLNVGRAIATSTIMLGNIYFKLEDYGAAIQYYDNGLKMVRELGMRSYEWETMFFLAESYRLTGEKDKALTLYPEVISLKDSINTQELLALTAEKDAKYQSLQKEGQIKLLTAEAAVADLELRKGETYLLAATIITFLLGIVSLIVFFFYRVRTRANVALEKKNNEISKQKQEIEEKNLHITDSIRYAERLQSAILPKDEMFAKHFSAHTILYRPKDIVSGDFYWMESLPPSPSFGGGAICYLAVADCTGHGVPGAMVSMVGFQGLNKAVLEEKLTSPAAILQRLSDHVEEAFEKSGGSVKDGMDICLVAIDTKKRQVTYAGAHNALWILSSKEELPNANLREEENGYRMFELKADRRSIGGFMDAGSFNETTVALNEGDRLFLFSDGFADQFGGPQGKKLGSKRMRDTVREMALSGNLVALGAIFEDWKGTEEQVDDVTVISVAI; encoded by the coding sequence GTGACCACACTAGCCCAAAATGCCAAGCTTGACAGCCTGAAGGCTAACTTGGAGAGTGCCCGTACGGATATTTACAAACTGAATGCCCTGAACGAGCTGTGCCTAAACTATCTTTCAATAAACCCAGACACTTCGGAGCTGTACGCGAAACAAGGAATCCGCTTAGCTAAACAACTAGGTTCAAAAACAGAGTTAACACGGGCTATAAGAAACAAGGCAGATGCCATTGCCCGTCAGGGCAAAGACAGCTTGGCGATAAGGATCTATGAAGAAGCCCTTGCAATAGAACCCTCTTCGAATGACAGCGCGCTTAGAGCGAACATATATGGCCAGATGGGAGGTGCGCACTACCATTTGGCCGACTATGATAAAGCCTTGACCGCATTTTTCAGTGCGCTCGAACTACTGAAGTCTGACTCTTTAAAGCAAACAAGGGCAGAAATTCTCAACAACATTGGTAATGTGTACTATTTCGTAAACATGCCAGAGGCGGTAAAGTATTACGAACAGTCACTGCAGATTCATCAGGAGATGGACAACTTGGAGGGCATCGCATCTCAGCTTGGTAATCTTGGGCTCATCTACATCAATACTAAAGATTACGAAAAGGCAATCAGCTATTCAGAACAGTCTCTCAAATATTACCGGAGCCTCGGTAATGACCGGAGCGTTGCCCGTTCTGCCGTAAATCTGGCCTATGCTTACAAAGAAGTGGGAAAAACAGGCTTGGCTCTCAGATACGCTAAAGAATCGCTAGAGATAGCCACGAGGCTGAATGTGGGACGCGCTATCGCCACATCTACCATCATGCTAGGCAATATCTATTTCAAGTTAGAGGATTATGGCGCTGCGATACAGTACTATGATAACGGGTTGAAAATGGTACGTGAATTAGGCATGCGGTCTTACGAATGGGAAACCATGTTTTTTTTGGCTGAATCATATCGACTTACTGGAGAGAAAGACAAGGCTCTTACTCTTTACCCTGAGGTAATCTCTCTTAAAGACAGTATCAATACGCAAGAATTGCTAGCTCTTACGGCTGAGAAAGACGCAAAATATCAATCGCTTCAGAAAGAAGGACAGATCAAACTTTTAACAGCAGAAGCAGCGGTGGCCGATCTGGAACTTCGTAAAGGAGAAACGTACCTGCTTGCCGCAACCATCATCACATTTCTGTTGGGCATTGTTTCTTTGATCGTCTTCTTCTTTTACCGGGTAAGAACACGGGCTAACGTTGCTTTGGAGAAGAAGAACAACGAGATCTCAAAGCAGAAACAAGAAATCGAGGAAAAGAACCTCCACATCACCGATAGTATTCGCTACGCGGAAAGGCTCCAATCTGCCATTCTTCCGAAGGACGAAATGTTTGCCAAGCATTTCTCAGCACATACCATCTTATACAGACCCAAAGACATCGTTTCGGGCGATTTCTATTGGATGGAAAGCCTCCCCCCAAGCCCCTCCTTTGGAGGGGGAGCAATCTGCTATTTGGCTGTGGCAGATTGCACCGGTCATGGCGTTCCGGGCGCCATGGTGAGCATGGTGGGCTTTCAGGGACTGAACAAGGCGGTGTTGGAAGAGAAGCTTACCTCTCCAGCAGCCATTCTACAACGCCTCAGCGACCACGTGGAGGAAGCCTTTGAGAAAAGCGGTGGAAGTGTAAAAGATGGCATGGACATCTGTTTGGTGGCCATCGATACCAAGAAACGGCAGGTGACCTACGCAGGTGCGCACAACGCCCTTTGGATCCTTAGTTCCAAAGAGGAATTGCCGAACGCCAATCTGCGCGAAGAGGAAAACGGCTACCGTATGTTTGAATTGAAGGCCGACAGGCGTTCCATCGGTGGTTTCATGGATGCGGGTTCGTTTAACGAAACAACGGTTGCACTGAATGAAGGCGACCGCCTGTTCCTTTTCTCCGATGGTTTTGCCGACCAGTTCGGTGGGCCGCAAGGCAAAAAGCTTGGCAGCAAACGCATGCGCGACACGGTTCGCGAAATGGCGCTTTCAGGAAACCTAGTCGCCCTCGGAGCCATCTTCGAAGACTGGAAAGGCACAGAAGAACAGGTAGATGATGTAACCGTTATTTCGGTGGCAATCTAA
- the ald gene encoding alanine dehydrogenase translates to MIIGVPKEIKNNESRVALTPSGAHEFIRRGHKVLIETFAGDGSGFPDEDYRTVGAKIVATADEVWASAEMIMKVKEPIAEEYAKCREDQLIFTYFHFASSEPLTHAMIASGSVCLAYETVEQADRSLPLLVPMSEVAGRMAIQEGARYLQKPVKGRGVLLGGVPGVAPGKVLILGGGIVGVQAAKMAAGLGAHVTILDVSLPRLRRINDIMPHHVVTEFSSEYNIRKLVQTHDLIVGAVLIPGAKAPKLITKDMLKTMRPGTVIVDVAVDQGGCVETCVPTTHENPAFIVDDVVHYCVANMPGAVPCTSTIALTNSTLPYALQLADKGWKKACSDNEELKKGLNVVKGEVVYKGVSDAFDLPYTQVEALLEEEVLA, encoded by the coding sequence ATGATAATAGGGGTCCCTAAGGAAATTAAGAACAATGAGAGCCGCGTGGCACTAACGCCATCTGGCGCACATGAATTCATCCGAAGAGGCCACAAGGTCCTGATAGAAACCTTTGCAGGCGATGGCAGCGGATTTCCTGATGAGGATTACCGAACCGTAGGAGCTAAGATTGTTGCAACTGCTGACGAAGTTTGGGCCTCGGCCGAAATGATCATGAAGGTGAAGGAGCCGATAGCTGAGGAATATGCTAAATGTCGTGAAGACCAACTCATTTTCACCTATTTCCACTTTGCTTCCAGCGAACCTTTGACCCACGCCATGATTGCCAGTGGCTCCGTGTGTCTGGCATACGAAACCGTTGAGCAGGCAGACAGATCGCTGCCCTTATTGGTGCCAATGTCTGAAGTAGCGGGAAGAATGGCCATTCAAGAGGGTGCGCGCTATTTGCAAAAACCAGTTAAAGGTCGTGGTGTTCTTCTCGGAGGCGTTCCGGGAGTTGCGCCAGGAAAAGTGCTGATACTTGGCGGAGGAATTGTGGGCGTTCAAGCTGCTAAGATGGCAGCCGGTTTGGGTGCGCATGTTACCATTTTGGATGTAAGTCTGCCTCGTCTGAGACGAATTAACGACATCATGCCGCACCATGTGGTAACGGAGTTCAGCAGCGAGTACAACATCCGAAAACTTGTTCAAACCCACGATTTGATCGTTGGTGCTGTGCTTATACCTGGAGCAAAAGCTCCGAAGTTGATTACCAAGGATATGTTAAAGACCATGCGACCGGGAACCGTTATCGTAGATGTGGCCGTAGATCAAGGGGGCTGTGTTGAGACCTGCGTTCCGACAACTCACGAGAATCCTGCCTTCATTGTGGATGATGTGGTGCATTACTGCGTGGCCAACATGCCCGGAGCTGTTCCATGCACTTCAACCATCGCGTTAACCAATTCAACGTTACCGTATGCTTTGCAATTAGCAGATAAGGGTTGGAAGAAAGCCTGCTCCGATAATGAGGAATTGAAAAAAGGTCTCAATGTGGTGAAAGGAGAAGTGGTTTATAAAGGTGTTTCAGATGCGTTTGACCTTCCATATACGCAGGTAGAAGCCTTGCTCGAAGAAGAGGTGTTAGCTTAG
- a CDS encoding adenylate/guanylate cyclase domain-containing protein, producing the protein MMIWPLTVMNLVLKRVNPPNRRDSAAADDAWKTYRIRILEILNQRGVEYIETTDHQIIAVAGKPMPDKSNVQGLVLAALEIRDWLDRMNKLNSENQYDFNIGIYTERVVAGIIAAVRMPYDLYSHALNEAARICQCSKHGTVTVSEYTHACLSTAFECHHSGGLVPLERIHKPIRRLLREASRNTRADDACPINLYEVRSVKHPKH; encoded by the coding sequence ATGATGATCTGGCCCTTGACGGTGATGAATCTGGTGCTTAAAAGAGTCAATCCGCCAAACAGACGTGATTCTGCTGCCGCAGATGACGCATGGAAAACATATAGAATCCGGATTCTTGAAATACTCAACCAACGCGGGGTAGAATATATAGAAACCACCGATCATCAGATCATTGCAGTGGCAGGAAAACCGATGCCCGACAAAAGCAACGTGCAAGGTTTGGTGCTGGCTGCCTTAGAAATTCGTGATTGGCTTGATCGGATGAACAAATTGAACAGTGAAAACCAATATGATTTCAACATAGGAATATACACCGAAAGGGTGGTGGCGGGCATCATTGCCGCGGTTAGAATGCCCTATGATCTGTATTCACACGCCCTCAACGAGGCAGCAAGGATCTGCCAATGTTCCAAGCACGGAACGGTAACCGTATCAGAATACACCCATGCCTGTTTATCGACTGCATTTGAGTGCCATCATTCTGGCGGCTTGGTGCCTTTAGAGCGAATTCACAAACCTATCAGACGACTTCTTCGCGAAGCGAGCAGAAATACGCGAGCTGACGATGCTTGTCCTATAAACCTCTACGAAGTGCGCTCGGTAAAACATCCAAAGCATTGA
- the thiL gene encoding thiamine-phosphate kinase: MLEDKDRTELSDLGEFGLIDRIAQSVELTQKSTVKGIGDDAAVLGTGKVKTLISTDLLLEGIHFDLSYVPLKHLGYKAVAVNLSDIYAMNGKPTQITVSIGLSSRFPLEAVDELYTGILLACDKYNVDLVGGDTTTSLSGLTLSITAIGEATEEVIAYRNGAKETDLICVSGDLGAAYLGLQLLEREKAIFKENPEIQPDLTGHDYVLERQLKPEPRADIIDILELEKVVPTSMIDISDGLSSDLMHICTQSGVGCRIYIEKLPVDHTTAIAAEELNLDTTTCVLNGGEDYELLFTVDLKDYQRIKDNPAIRVIGHITDKGDGYNMVSHDQIIPLRAQGWNHLEH, encoded by the coding sequence ATGCTTGAAGACAAAGACAGAACAGAACTAAGCGATCTGGGCGAATTCGGCCTTATTGATCGCATTGCGCAAAGTGTAGAACTCACACAGAAAAGCACCGTCAAAGGAATTGGCGATGATGCTGCCGTGCTCGGAACGGGAAAAGTAAAAACACTCATTTCCACCGACCTTCTCTTGGAAGGAATCCATTTCGACCTGAGCTATGTGCCGCTCAAACATTTGGGCTACAAAGCCGTGGCCGTCAACCTTTCCGACATCTACGCCATGAACGGAAAACCAACGCAGATCACCGTTTCCATCGGTCTTTCCAGCCGTTTTCCCTTAGAGGCGGTTGATGAACTCTACACGGGAATCCTTCTCGCCTGCGATAAATACAATGTCGACCTCGTGGGTGGAGATACCACCACTTCGCTATCCGGACTAACGCTCAGCATTACAGCCATTGGCGAAGCCACGGAAGAGGTCATTGCCTACAGGAACGGAGCAAAAGAAACCGATCTTATCTGCGTTTCGGGCGATTTGGGCGCGGCTTATCTCGGCCTGCAATTGCTTGAACGAGAGAAAGCAATTTTCAAGGAAAACCCAGAGATACAACCAGACCTTACAGGTCACGATTATGTGCTGGAACGTCAGTTGAAACCCGAACCACGGGCCGATATCATCGACATTCTCGAACTCGAAAAAGTTGTTCCAACCTCTATGATCGATATTTCAGACGGATTGAGTTCAGACCTGATGCATATCTGTACTCAAAGTGGAGTCGGTTGTCGCATTTACATTGAGAAACTTCCTGTTGATCATACAACCGCCATTGCAGCCGAAGAATTGAATCTCGACACCACTACATGTGTGCTAAATGGAGGTGAAGATTATGAACTGCTTTTTACGGTTGATCTGAAAGATTACCAACGGATCAAGGACAATCCGGCCATTCGTGTCATTGGTCACATTACCGATAAGGGCGATGGTTACAACATGGTTTCGCACGACCAGATCATTCCACTAAGGGCGCAGGGTTGGAACCATTTGGAACATTGA